The Halorientalis sp. IM1011 genome window below encodes:
- a CDS encoding HNH endonuclease: protein MECPTCGKSPTTERGVKQHHTKVHDDPLPNRECAGCGTEFYDPKARLTYCDNCNPNAGENNGNWKDAKETTECERCGDEFEYYPSDKKGVYCPTCVEEADEFLGTHYADVHDIEPVPRECKQCGEQFEVLPCFTRDGDRKFCDHDCLSSWLSDEWGDGTAVYNGDWRWIRRKALERDDHQCRFCTKDSDEIGRNPDVHHIRPVRDFDDPQDAHVLDNVISLCPSCHGLAEHETIPASVLRGMAKSRNP, encoded by the coding sequence ATGGAATGTCCGACCTGTGGTAAGTCGCCCACGACTGAACGTGGCGTCAAACAACACCACACAAAGGTCCACGACGACCCGCTTCCGAACCGGGAGTGTGCTGGCTGCGGGACGGAATTTTACGATCCGAAGGCTCGGCTGACGTACTGCGATAACTGTAATCCTAACGCCGGCGAAAACAACGGCAACTGGAAAGACGCGAAGGAGACGACCGAGTGCGAGCGCTGTGGCGACGAGTTCGAGTATTATCCCTCGGATAAGAAGGGTGTCTACTGCCCGACCTGCGTCGAGGAAGCGGACGAGTTTCTGGGGACACACTACGCAGACGTTCACGATATCGAGCCAGTTCCACGCGAGTGCAAGCAGTGTGGTGAACAGTTCGAGGTTCTGCCCTGTTTTACACGAGATGGCGACCGGAAATTCTGTGACCACGATTGTCTCAGCTCGTGGCTCTCTGACGAGTGGGGTGACGGAACTGCCGTCTACAACGGTGACTGGCGTTGGATCCGACGAAAAGCGCTCGAACGCGACGACCACCAGTGCCGATTCTGTACTAAAGATAGCGACGAGATCGGTCGTAACCCGGACGTTCATCATATCAGACCGGTCCGGGATTTTGACGATCCACAGGATGCGCATGTTTTGGACAACGTAATTTCACTCTGTCCGAGCTGTCACGGACTGGCTGAACACGAAACTATCCCCGCGTCGGTGCTTCGTGGCATGGCGAAATCCCGGAATCCATAA
- a CDS encoding metal-dependent transcriptional regulator has product MNTSDQYLKAIYLVQQEEDGPASTGRVADMLDVSPASANEMIGKLEERELLEHEKYKGVTLTDEGIVRARDALQTYCIIERFLLEVLDVEEFRAEAKQLEPVIDETVAERLDTIIDRDSKCPDCFAPEADACSLLEVEPDPADPAD; this is encoded by the coding sequence GTGAACACGTCCGACCAGTATCTCAAGGCGATCTATCTCGTCCAGCAGGAGGAGGACGGCCCGGCCTCGACCGGTCGCGTCGCCGACATGCTCGACGTGAGCCCGGCCAGCGCCAACGAGATGATCGGCAAACTCGAAGAGCGCGAACTGCTCGAACACGAGAAGTACAAGGGCGTCACCCTCACCGACGAGGGCATCGTCCGCGCCCGCGACGCGCTCCAGACCTACTGCATCATCGAGCGATTCCTGCTGGAAGTGCTCGACGTCGAGGAGTTCCGCGCCGAGGCCAAACAGCTCGAACCCGTCATCGACGAGACCGTCGCCGAGCGACTCGACACCATCATCGACCGCGACTCGAAGTGTCCCGACTGTTTCGCCCCCGAAGCCGACGCCTGCTCCCTGCTGGAAGTCGAACCCGATCCGGCCGACCCGGCCGACTGA
- a CDS encoding HD domain-containing protein, translating into MGVEIRESPVSDAEFEAMQVFVHDYLEASVVSEDEGGRMRWYPWHSAAYRFNHIMNVVELATDIAREEGANVDVTRVAALFHDIAKLEADQDVHAEEGARITREYLTAHCDYPQSFVDEVCAAVEDHSYQGPLSDLSLETQCLIEADLLDKVGANGTALMLLRMGYESRTHMDAAEMVGRVLERGRDAADRVESDTAESVVHQRLKRVKWFKEWLESEVAMMGDSDAELSPGMEKELDDELDD; encoded by the coding sequence GTGGGTGTTGAAATACGGGAGTCGCCCGTCTCGGACGCGGAATTCGAGGCGATGCAGGTCTTCGTCCACGACTACCTCGAAGCGAGCGTCGTCAGCGAGGACGAAGGCGGGCGGATGCGGTGGTATCCCTGGCACTCGGCGGCCTACCGGTTCAACCACATCATGAACGTGGTCGAACTGGCGACCGACATCGCGCGCGAGGAGGGCGCAAACGTCGACGTGACGCGCGTCGCCGCCCTCTTTCACGACATCGCCAAACTGGAGGCCGACCAGGACGTCCACGCTGAGGAGGGAGCCCGCATCACCCGCGAGTACCTGACGGCTCACTGCGACTACCCGCAATCCTTCGTCGACGAAGTCTGCGCCGCGGTCGAGGACCACTCCTATCAGGGGCCGCTCTCGGATCTCTCACTGGAGACCCAGTGTCTCATCGAAGCCGACCTGCTCGACAAGGTCGGCGCGAACGGCACCGCGTTGATGCTGTTGCGGATGGGCTATGAGTCCCGCACGCACATGGACGCCGCGGAGATGGTCGGGCGCGTGCTCGAACGCGGCCGCGACGCCGCCGACCGCGTCGAAAGCGATACCGCCGAGAGCGTCGTCCACCAGCGGCTCAAACGCGTCAAGTGGTTCAAGGAGTGGCTCGAATCCGAGGTAGCCATGATGGGCGACTCCGACGCCGAATTGAGCCCCGGCATGGAGAAAGAACTGGACGACGAACTCGACGACTAG
- a CDS encoding rubrerythrin has protein sequence MSVQQPVSNDHQLARLLQIGVVLEEVVEARAGEHARTMDVDDPELEALLDDAARESADHRDRLEDLIDDLEADTIPFEEIKGLVTAQYEAESDFDGVLYDQLCNEETAYKFYDDLIEAIENSDATLSVDREYVVDTLAAIRDEEAEGVEEVTELMEKRE, from the coding sequence GTGAGCGTCCAGCAACCGGTCTCGAACGACCACCAGCTGGCGCGCCTCCTCCAGATCGGCGTCGTCCTCGAGGAGGTCGTGGAGGCCCGAGCGGGCGAACACGCCCGGACGATGGACGTCGACGATCCGGAACTGGAAGCGCTGCTCGACGACGCCGCCCGGGAGTCGGCCGACCACCGCGACCGACTGGAGGACCTGATCGACGACCTCGAAGCCGACACGATTCCCTTCGAGGAGATCAAGGGGCTCGTCACGGCCCAGTACGAGGCCGAATCGGACTTCGACGGCGTGCTCTACGATCAGCTGTGTAACGAGGAGACGGCCTACAAGTTCTACGACGACCTCATCGAAGCGATCGAGAACTCGGACGCCACGCTCAGCGTCGATCGCGAGTACGTCGTCGACACGCTGGCGGCGATCCGGGACGAGGAAGCCGAGGGCGTCGAGGAAGTCACCGAACTCATGGAGAAACGAGAATGA
- a CDS encoding LysE family translocator, with protein sequence MAASPVASLGAGVLFGLALAAPPGPMNAVIAEESVLRGWLAGVTAGLGAMLADACFFVLALVGIVTVVQDAPTLRGAMILGGGALMLYFAIGAATSAREALTVESEAAATEEGVGRGFRKAFVLALTNPYQIAFWLTVGVGLLEPGTVDVLEKTPYVGAELAGLVVVRTGSPLLLTGLFAGIVCWIVGFPTALRAAGKRVDRLTPVVAGGSAVVLAGFGLLFVADGLGTLL encoded by the coding sequence ATGGCGGCGAGTCCCGTCGCGTCGCTGGGTGCCGGGGTCCTGTTCGGACTGGCGCTGGCGGCTCCGCCCGGGCCGATGAACGCCGTCATCGCCGAGGAGAGCGTCCTCCGCGGCTGGCTAGCGGGCGTTACCGCGGGCCTCGGTGCGATGCTCGCCGACGCCTGCTTCTTCGTGCTCGCGCTGGTCGGGATCGTCACGGTCGTCCAGGACGCGCCGACGCTGCGCGGGGCGATGATCCTCGGCGGCGGTGCGTTGATGCTGTACTTCGCGATCGGCGCGGCGACGAGCGCTCGCGAGGCCCTGACCGTCGAGTCCGAAGCGGCGGCGACCGAGGAGGGTGTCGGCCGCGGGTTCCGGAAGGCGTTCGTGCTGGCGCTGACCAACCCCTACCAGATCGCGTTCTGGCTGACCGTCGGTGTCGGTCTGCTCGAACCCGGGACGGTGGACGTACTCGAAAAGACACCTTACGTCGGCGCGGAACTCGCGGGCCTGGTGGTCGTCCGAACCGGCAGCCCGCTGTTGCTCACCGGACTGTTCGCGGGTATCGTCTGCTGGATCGTCGGATTCCCGACGGCGCTACGCGCGGCTGGGAAGCGGGTCGACCGTCTCACGCCGGTGGTCGCCGGCGGGAGCGCGGTCGTACTGGCCGGCTTCGGCCTCCTCTTCGTGGCCGACGGGCTGGGGACGCTGCTCTAG
- a CDS encoding GNAT family N-acetyltransferase, with amino-acid sequence MEVRAATPDDQRAVMEIAERSLQASYTLSPGTIEGTVQQWYDDEDYAEKVARDDMLFLLVELEGQPVGFTETVIHDDENGADLLWLHVHPDYRGEGIGSELFAAVRDRLREMDISQLRGRVLSMNEVGNTFYQDKGFEKVGEGEVEIDGSPYTEAIYLEAEPEGLEPRTTESGQTVYIDYDDVDPGSMEPFHGVYTDQDRDEKYGYHCGKCDSLANAMDAMGRIECSECGNSRKPTRWDAAYM; translated from the coding sequence ATGGAAGTCAGAGCGGCAACTCCTGACGATCAACGAGCAGTCATGGAGATCGCCGAACGGTCGCTACAGGCGTCCTACACGCTCAGTCCGGGTACCATCGAGGGGACGGTCCAGCAGTGGTACGACGACGAGGATTACGCGGAGAAGGTCGCGCGAGACGACATGCTCTTCTTGCTGGTCGAACTGGAGGGCCAACCGGTCGGGTTCACCGAGACCGTGATCCACGACGACGAGAACGGCGCGGACCTGCTGTGGCTCCACGTCCACCCCGACTACCGTGGCGAGGGAATCGGCTCCGAACTGTTCGCTGCCGTCCGCGACCGCCTCCGCGAGATGGACATCAGCCAGTTGCGGGGTCGCGTCCTCTCGATGAACGAGGTCGGTAACACCTTCTACCAGGACAAGGGCTTCGAGAAGGTCGGCGAAGGGGAAGTCGAGATCGACGGTAGCCCCTACACCGAAGCCATCTACCTGGAGGCCGAACCGGAGGGGCTAGAGCCTCGCACCACCGAGAGCGGCCAGACGGTGTACATCGACTACGACGACGTGGATCCGGGGTCGATGGAGCCGTTCCACGGCGTCTACACCGATCAGGACCGCGACGAGAAGTACGGCTACCACTGCGGGAAGTGTGATTCACTGGCCAACGCGATGGACGCCATGGGCCGTATCGAGTGCAGCGAGTGTGGCAACAGCCGCAAACCCACGCGCTGGGACGCGGCCTACATGTAG
- a CDS encoding pyridoxamine 5'-phosphate oxidase family protein, which produces MTDSDRPAGADGERDGDQPWEPSGPWTRGEAETFLTESRVPIRLSCRTPGGGLWMLSLWYEFRDGSLHCATAASADVVGFLEHDPGVAFEVSVNDPPYRGVRGQGRATVEPDPEKTVLRSLLERYLDGTNSGLARRLLDEDREEVSIRIDPTRVASWDYADRMAHGSDREDSA; this is translated from the coding sequence GTGACCGACAGCGATAGACCCGCCGGAGCCGACGGCGAGCGTGACGGCGACCAGCCCTGGGAGCCCTCGGGACCCTGGACTCGCGGCGAGGCAGAGACGTTTCTGACCGAGAGCCGAGTTCCCATCCGGCTGAGTTGTCGAACCCCCGGCGGCGGGCTCTGGATGCTCTCGCTGTGGTACGAGTTTCGCGATGGCTCCCTCCACTGTGCCACCGCCGCCAGCGCCGACGTGGTCGGGTTCCTCGAACACGACCCCGGTGTGGCCTTCGAGGTGTCCGTCAACGACCCGCCCTATCGCGGCGTCCGCGGCCAGGGCCGTGCCACCGTCGAACCGGACCCCGAGAAGACCGTCCTGCGGTCGCTACTGGAACGGTATCTCGACGGAACGAACTCAGGGCTGGCTCGACGACTGCTCGACGAGGACCGCGAGGAAGTTTCCATCCGGATAGACCCGACCAGAGTCGCTTCCTGGGACTACGCCGACCGAATGGCTCACGGCTCCGACCGCGAGGACTCCGCGTAG
- a CDS encoding DUF502 domain-containing protein has product MGFRQVLRNSFIAGLALLAPLVVTVVAMQFLVGWVTTFIDPVVQGTRLTQYTANIEAVAQVLALLSIAGFVVVLGYLAQGSVGGRVFAGIDRGIGVVPLVSIVYSSVRQVANALTEGSNRYKRVVMVEYPRDGVYSIGFVTGDGPREAVNATGEPLYNVFLPNSPNPTGGAFLMVPEDELHELDISVRRGVRLLVTTGMAESDEEMEELRAEADLPGYSS; this is encoded by the coding sequence ATGGGATTCCGACAGGTACTCCGGAACAGTTTCATCGCGGGGCTGGCGTTGCTCGCGCCGCTCGTGGTGACGGTCGTGGCGATGCAGTTTCTGGTCGGCTGGGTGACGACGTTCATCGATCCGGTGGTCCAGGGGACGCGGCTGACCCAGTACACGGCGAACATCGAAGCGGTCGCACAGGTGCTCGCGCTGCTGTCGATCGCCGGCTTCGTCGTCGTGTTGGGGTATCTCGCCCAGGGGAGCGTCGGCGGGCGCGTGTTCGCTGGAATCGACCGCGGGATCGGTGTCGTCCCGCTGGTCAGTATCGTCTACTCCAGCGTGCGACAGGTCGCCAACGCCCTGACCGAGGGGTCGAACCGCTACAAACGCGTCGTCATGGTCGAGTACCCCCGTGACGGCGTCTACAGCATCGGGTTCGTTACGGGGGACGGACCCAGAGAGGCCGTGAACGCCACCGGCGAACCGCTTTACAACGTCTTCCTGCCGAACAGTCCGAACCCGACGGGTGGCGCGTTCCTGATGGTCCCCGAGGACGAACTGCACGAACTGGATATCAGCGTCCGGAGGGGCGTTCGGTTACTCGTGACGACTGGCATGGCCGAGAGCGACGAGGAGATGGAAGAACTACGGGCCGAAGCCGATCTGCCCGGCTACTCGTCGTGA